TATTCAGAAGCGCTTGGTATACAATATTTGGGTGCTTCTAACCAAATGACAGATGACAATGGCATATACGAAGGAAATGTTATTGTAGAGAAAGTACCAGAAAAAGTGATTGAAGTAGGACGCCATATAATGGAGCGTGGTGTAGCAGAGGGCTTTGTGGGTGTTGCGGGATTTGATTTAATCGTAACAGAAGCAGGAGATGTGCAAGCGATTGATTTAAACTTCCGTCAAAACGGCTCGACATCTATGCTTATGTTTCATGAAGCGTTAGGCAAACTGGTTAATAAATTTGCTTCCTATGCATCAAAAGGTGTAGAGGAGAATGCATCATTTTTTCAAACAATCGAGCAATGTATTAAGCAAGGTGTCCTATTGCCACTATCCTTTTATGATGGGGATTATTTTGAAAATAAAGTAGCATCGCGATTTATTGGTATTTGGTATGCTGATACATTACAAGAAATCGCAGAACTTGAACAACAATTACTTTAAATAAGTGAAATTGTTTGGGTGCCTGGCACTTAATCTACCTAATTTAATTTTTTATAAATAAATCCTGTGATTCCCCATGTTAACGACGACCAAACGGTAATCGTAACGATTGGAATAATACAATCCATCATCGTGTAGGGACCTTCTAAAGCTTCTGCTAGTAGCACTAGCTGTGAGCTTGGTAGCCATTTCGCCAATTCTAAGATTGGGTAGACAGAAGCCAGTGATAGGGCAAACGGTCCGAAGGAGAAAATAAACATCACGGGCATCACGATGATGGATGCTTCCATAATCGTTTTGGCAAATAATCCACATAATGTTCCTAAAGCAATATAGAATACGGTAGAGAGCAATAGGGCAATCGCTAGGATTAAAAGATTGGCAGGCTCATAACCAACAAGGAAAATAGCCAAACTAACTACAACAACGGTAACTATAAAGACGAACAAGCTTTTTCCTATTAAAATATCTGCCAGTGAAGCAGGGGATAGCATTAAATTTCGAAGCGTATTTTTCTCTTTTTCTTCAGCTATTAAACAACATTGTACATAGGCAGTTACAACTGCGAATACTAAGTTGATTGGTAAAAAGTATGCATCAATACTGCTCGTGCCAATCTTGTTGTAAGCAAACGCTAATATAAGGGGTAAAAAAACCATAACAGATACTGCATAATTTCGTGAAAATTCCTTGTAGTCTTTCATAAAAATTGCTTGAATACGTGTAAATGACATGTTCATATTAAATCACTCCCTGTTATTTGCATAAAAATATCTCCTAAAGTTGGCTCGTTTGTGTATAGACGTGCAACTGCATTCGATTGCATCCAATCGTATAGTTTTTGTGCATCCTGTTTACCATTTTGAATCGTTTCGTAGTGACCATTTGTTAATTCGACCGTAATAGTTTCATCTCCAAATTCTTTTTTTAATTGCTTTGGTGAACCAATCGCACGTATTTTACCTTGATGTAAAAAGGCAACTCGATCACACAGTATTTCTGCTTCACTCATATCATGTGTTGTTAAAAAGATTGTTGTCCCGAGCTCATTTAATTTGCGTAAGCCATTGTAAATATGTTGCGTATTAACAGGGTCAAGTGCTGAAGTTGGCTCGTCTAAAAATAGTAATTCAGGTTTGTGCATAATGGCACGAGCTAATGTCACACGCTGTATCATCCCTTTAGAAAGTTGACTTATTTTCTTTTTACGTTCTGCATAAAGGTTCACAAAATCTAATGCTTCCTTTACTGCTGAATTGGGCAATTGATATAAACTACTATAGAGTAATAAATTCTCCTCGATTGAAAGTCGCGTATACAGTCCACTATTATCAGTTAAAATGCCAAAGCGTTGACGATTTTGGCTGCTCTTCATTTCACTGACAGGTCGATTAAATAATGAAACGTCACCTGCAGTTTTTTCTGTTTGGGCAGTTAAAATTTTAATAGTCGTCGTTTTGCCCGAGCCACTTGGGCCAAGA
This DNA window, taken from Lysinibacillus sp. FSL M8-0337, encodes the following:
- a CDS encoding ABC transporter permease, with translation MNMSFTRIQAIFMKDYKEFSRNYAVSVMVFLPLILAFAYNKIGTSSIDAYFLPINLVFAVVTAYVQCCLIAEEKEKNTLRNLMLSPASLADILIGKSLFVFIVTVVVVSLAIFLVGYEPANLLILAIALLLSTVFYIALGTLCGLFAKTIMEASIIVMPVMFIFSFGPFALSLASVYPILELAKWLPSSQLVLLAEALEGPYTMMDCIIPIVTITVWSSLTWGITGFIYKKLN
- a CDS encoding ABC transporter ATP-binding protein, translating into METVIDVQHLNKVFNRETALQDVSFTIKKGEIFGFLGPSGSGKTTTIKILTAQTEKTAGDVSLFNRPVSEMKSSQNRQRFGILTDNSGLYTRLSIEENLLLYSSLYQLPNSAVKEALDFVNLYAERKKKISQLSKGMIQRVTLARAIMHKPELLFLDEPTSALDPVNTQHIYNGLRKLNELGTTIFLTTHDMSEAEILCDRVAFLHQGKIRAIGSPKQLKKEFGDETITVELTNGHYETIQNGKQDAQKLYDWMQSNAVARLYTNEPTLGDIFMQITGSDLI